In one Modestobacter sp. L9-4 genomic region, the following are encoded:
- a CDS encoding UPF0182 family protein, with product MRPPVPVPALSRRAKLAIGVVAVLLVLFTVIGTLTNVYVDYLWFDETRFTEVFWTELQTRALLFALAGVATGGLVALSVHLAYRFRPTFRPMSLEQQNLERYRQSLEPRRKVVLTALGVVLGLLAGAAAQGSWQTWLAWRNGTPFGTPDPQFGKDVGFFVFDLPFYRLALGFGFTIVLLALIGAVLTQYVFGGLRLQTPGQKLTGAARVQLSVLLGLFVALKAIAYWLDRYSLVYSNRGGTYTGASYTDVNALLPAKNILVVVAAICAIAFFVNIVVRNTVLPAAALGLLLVASLLIGVAYPAIVQQFVVRPSADQREAEFTSRAIQSTLDAYKLNDVDYVNYAQDQTSTADADAAVAALRDDTETIPNARLLDPNVLAATFTARQQIRNVYGFPDKLDIDRYTIDGVTQDYVVAVRELNSSDLSGNQGSWINRHTVYTHGNGFVAAPANQVAAGQQAGEPNFTTGDLPTRGNIEVDRSQVYYGELLNNDGVDVYSVVGGPTPREFDQPEGGSGEGQINSTYDGAGGVAIGSFFRRLTYAIYYRERNFLLSGAVNDQSKVLYVRDPRDRVEKAAPFLTVDGDPYPAVVDGKIVWLLDGYTTSDAYPYAEQMSLGEGAADALTGTGTTALPDQQFNYIRNSVKATVDAYDGSVNLYAWDDEDPVLQTYMKAFPGTVKPRSEMSEDLVSHVRYPEDLFKLQRDVLTRYHVSDPIAFYNQNDRWQVSPDPTQQQQQGTTTDDQPPYYILAQRPGDQRASFQLTSALNAFERDNLSAFVSASSDPGTYGQIQVLRLPGNTPYRGPRQVQNSFLSNNLVRPDITLFNSESSRAVYGNLLTLPIGDAGLLYVEPLYVQGTGENSFPLLQKVLVNYADRIGYADTLAEALDQVFGQGVGEVAADGGTPTTPSPSPTTPTDGATPAPSAGPVDEAARDQAVNRLNDAITELGDATRAGDFARIGQAQADLQEAVQAYQAANGQTAASSSAAPSSAAPSSAPASGSSAAPSASPTPTG from the coding sequence ATGCGGCCCCCCGTGCCGGTGCCGGCGTTGTCCCGGCGCGCCAAGCTGGCCATCGGCGTCGTCGCCGTCCTGCTGGTGCTCTTCACCGTGATCGGCACGCTCACCAACGTCTACGTCGACTACCTCTGGTTCGACGAGACCCGCTTCACCGAGGTCTTCTGGACCGAGCTGCAGACCCGGGCGCTGCTGTTCGCGCTCGCGGGCGTGGCCACCGGCGGGCTGGTGGCCCTCTCGGTCCACCTCGCCTACCGGTTCCGCCCCACCTTCCGGCCGATGTCGCTGGAGCAGCAGAACCTCGAGCGCTACCGCCAGTCCCTCGAGCCCCGCCGCAAGGTCGTGCTGACCGCCCTCGGCGTCGTGCTGGGCCTGCTCGCCGGTGCGGCCGCGCAGGGCAGCTGGCAGACCTGGCTGGCCTGGCGCAACGGCACCCCCTTCGGCACCCCCGACCCGCAGTTCGGCAAGGACGTCGGCTTCTTCGTCTTCGACCTGCCCTTCTACCGGCTCGCGCTCGGCTTCGGGTTCACGATCGTGCTGCTCGCGCTGATCGGCGCGGTGCTCACCCAGTACGTCTTCGGTGGCCTGCGCCTGCAGACCCCGGGCCAGAAGCTCACCGGCGCCGCACGCGTGCAGCTGTCGGTGCTGCTGGGCCTGTTCGTGGCGCTCAAGGCGATCGCCTACTGGCTGGACCGCTACAGCCTCGTCTACTCCAACCGCGGCGGTACCTACACCGGCGCCTCGTACACCGACGTCAACGCGCTGCTGCCGGCCAAGAACATCCTGGTCGTGGTGGCCGCGATCTGCGCCATCGCCTTCTTCGTCAACATCGTGGTGCGCAACACCGTGCTGCCCGCCGCCGCGCTCGGCCTGCTGCTGGTGGCCAGCCTGCTGATCGGGGTGGCCTACCCGGCGATCGTGCAGCAGTTCGTCGTCCGGCCCTCGGCCGACCAGCGGGAGGCGGAGTTCACCTCGCGGGCGATCCAGTCGACGCTGGACGCCTACAAGCTCAACGACGTCGACTACGTCAACTACGCCCAGGACCAGACCTCGACCGCCGACGCCGACGCGGCGGTGGCCGCGCTGCGCGACGACACCGAGACGATCCCCAACGCCCGGCTGCTGGACCCCAACGTCCTGGCCGCGACGTTCACCGCTCGTCAGCAGATCCGCAACGTCTACGGCTTCCCGGACAAGCTGGACATCGACCGCTACACCATCGACGGCGTCACCCAGGACTACGTGGTGGCCGTCCGCGAGCTCAACAGCTCCGACCTCAGCGGCAACCAGGGCAGCTGGATCAACCGGCACACCGTCTACACCCACGGCAACGGCTTCGTCGCCGCACCCGCCAACCAGGTCGCCGCCGGCCAGCAGGCGGGCGAGCCCAACTTCACCACCGGCGACCTGCCCACCCGCGGCAACATCGAGGTCGACCGATCGCAGGTCTACTACGGCGAGCTGCTGAACAACGACGGCGTCGACGTCTACTCCGTCGTCGGTGGCCCCACGCCGCGGGAGTTCGACCAGCCCGAGGGCGGGTCCGGCGAGGGCCAGATCAACTCCACCTACGACGGCGCCGGTGGCGTGGCGATCGGCAGCTTCTTCCGCCGGCTGACCTACGCCATCTACTACCGGGAGCGGAACTTCCTGCTCTCCGGCGCGGTCAACGACCAGTCGAAGGTGCTCTACGTGCGCGACCCCCGCGACCGCGTGGAGAAGGCCGCCCCGTTCCTCACCGTGGACGGCGACCCCTACCCGGCGGTCGTGGACGGCAAGATCGTCTGGCTGCTCGACGGCTACACGACGTCGGACGCCTACCCCTACGCCGAGCAGATGTCGCTGGGTGAGGGGGCTGCGGACGCGCTGACCGGCACCGGCACGACCGCGCTGCCCGACCAGCAGTTCAACTACATCCGCAACTCGGTCAAGGCCACGGTCGACGCCTACGACGGCTCGGTGAACCTGTACGCCTGGGACGACGAGGACCCGGTGCTGCAGACCTACATGAAGGCCTTCCCGGGCACGGTGAAGCCGCGCAGCGAGATGAGCGAGGACCTGGTCAGCCACGTCCGCTACCCCGAGGACCTGTTCAAGCTGCAGCGGGACGTGCTGACCCGCTACCACGTGTCGGACCCGATCGCGTTCTACAACCAGAACGACCGGTGGCAGGTCTCGCCGGACCCGACGCAGCAGCAGCAGCAGGGCACGACGACCGACGACCAGCCGCCGTACTACATCCTGGCCCAGCGGCCCGGTGACCAGCGGGCGAGCTTCCAGCTCACCAGCGCGCTGAACGCGTTCGAGCGGGACAACCTCTCGGCCTTCGTCTCCGCCTCCTCCGACCCGGGCACGTACGGGCAGATCCAGGTGCTGCGGCTGCCGGGTAACACCCCCTACCGGGGGCCGCGCCAGGTGCAGAACTCGTTCCTGTCCAACAACCTCGTCCGGCCGGACATCACGCTGTTCAACAGCGAGAGCTCCCGGGCGGTCTACGGCAACCTGCTGACCCTGCCCATCGGGGACGCCGGCCTGCTGTACGTCGAACCGCTGTACGTGCAGGGCACGGGGGAGAACTCCTTCCCGCTGCTGCAGAAGGTGCTGGTCAACTACGCCGACCGGATCGGGTACGCCGACACCCTGGCCGAGGCGCTGGACCAGGTCTTCGGTCAGGGGGTGGGTGAGGTGGCCGCCGACGGCGGGACGCCCACGACCCCCAGCCCGTCGCCGACCACCCCGACCGACGGCGCCACCCCGGCGCCGAGTGCCGGGCCGGTCGACGAGGCAGCCCGCGACCAGGCGGTGAACCGGCTCAACGACGCGATCACCGAGCTCGGCGACGCGACCCGGGCCGGGGACTTCGCCCGGATCGGTCAGGCGCAGGCGGACCTGCAGGAGGCGGTCCAGGCGTACCAGGCGGCCAACGGGCAGACGGCGGCCTCGTCGTCGGCAGCCCCGTCGTCCGCGGCCCCGTCGTCGGCACCGGCGTCGGGGTCGTCGGCAGCGCCGTCCGCCTCGCCCACGCCGACCGGCTGA
- a CDS encoding polysaccharide pyruvyl transferase family protein, which produces MRVLVTGWFSFDEVIATVGDDLGAEVVSGWLRELDVDHTVAWAPFLMRGPNWRELDPADFTHLVFVSGPISDTPLLRELTDAFAGATRWAVNVSVVSDAGRALFHQVWERDAPGVARPDLAMATTTPDVPVLAVAFAPPQEEYGDRSRAVEVRAAIEGWLGARAIPWFELTMDSFEKPHERFPLQVEALIRRADAVVSMRLHALVLGLAHGKPVIACDAIVGGAKVTAQAGALGWPLVVPGDQVDAHTLDAALEHALSGTLTDAIAGAQQRGAAANAQAREWLSRQLQG; this is translated from the coding sequence ATGCGCGTCCTGGTCACCGGTTGGTTCAGCTTCGACGAGGTGATCGCCACCGTCGGCGACGACCTGGGCGCCGAGGTGGTGTCGGGCTGGCTGCGTGAGCTGGACGTCGACCACACGGTCGCGTGGGCGCCGTTCCTGATGCGCGGCCCGAACTGGCGCGAGCTCGACCCGGCCGACTTCACCCACCTGGTGTTCGTCAGCGGCCCGATCTCGGACACCCCGCTGCTGCGCGAGCTGACCGATGCCTTCGCCGGTGCCACCCGCTGGGCGGTGAACGTCTCGGTCGTCTCCGACGCCGGCCGAGCGCTGTTCCACCAGGTGTGGGAGCGCGACGCCCCGGGCGTGGCCCGCCCGGACCTGGCGATGGCCACCACGACGCCCGACGTGCCGGTGCTGGCGGTCGCGTTCGCCCCGCCGCAGGAGGAGTACGGCGACCGCAGCCGCGCCGTCGAGGTGCGCGCGGCGATCGAGGGCTGGCTCGGTGCCCGGGCGATCCCGTGGTTCGAGCTGACCATGGACTCCTTCGAGAAGCCCCACGAGCGCTTCCCGCTGCAGGTCGAGGCGCTCATCCGCCGGGCCGACGCGGTGGTGAGCATGCGGCTGCACGCGCTGGTGCTCGGTCTGGCGCACGGCAAGCCGGTCATCGCCTGCGACGCGATCGTCGGCGGGGCCAAGGTCACCGCGCAGGCCGGTGCACTGGGCTGGCCGCTGGTGGTGCCGGGTGACCAGGTCGACGCCCACACCCTGGACGCCGCCCTCGAGCACGCGCTGTCGGGCACGCTCACCGACGCGATCGCCGGCGCCCAGCAGCGCGGTGCGGCCGCCAACGCCCAGGCCCGGGAGTGGCTCAGCCGCCAGCTGCAGGGCTGA
- a CDS encoding PDZ domain-containing protein produces MSRRSTVLVTGTVLLLLFGVLGAVLPVPYVAQVPGPTYNTLGDINGTPIITVTGREPNDTSGNLNLTTVGIPQGSLNLVRAVQGWFDSEVTVVPREQVYPTGKSVQDTQAENRQAFLTSEQSARAAALSELGYPVEVVVQGVPDGSPSTGQLQDGDAVVAVDGTPTPTQDALLGVLQGIPPASAVRVDYTRLGAPGTATVTTGAAQEGDGSALGIQVLETPYAPFDVSIQVDDVGGPSAGLMLTLGIIDMVGDTDLTQGAVIAGTGTIDAAGAVGPIGGIPLKLVAARDIGAVLFMVPAANCAEALANAQPGLPMAKVATLDDALTALGDLRAGRTPAGC; encoded by the coding sequence GTGAGTCGTCGCAGCACCGTGCTGGTCACCGGCACCGTCCTGCTGCTGCTGTTCGGGGTGCTCGGTGCCGTGCTGCCCGTCCCCTACGTGGCGCAGGTGCCCGGGCCCACCTACAACACCCTCGGCGACATCAACGGCACCCCGATCATCACCGTGACCGGCCGCGAGCCCAACGACACCTCGGGCAACCTGAACCTGACCACCGTCGGCATCCCGCAGGGCTCGCTGAACCTGGTGCGGGCGGTGCAGGGCTGGTTCGACAGCGAGGTGACCGTCGTCCCGCGCGAGCAGGTCTACCCCACCGGCAAGTCGGTGCAGGACACGCAGGCGGAGAACCGGCAGGCCTTCCTCACCTCCGAGCAGTCCGCCCGCGCCGCCGCGCTGAGCGAGCTCGGTTACCCCGTCGAGGTCGTCGTCCAGGGCGTGCCGGACGGCTCGCCGTCGACCGGGCAGCTGCAGGACGGCGACGCGGTCGTCGCGGTGGACGGCACGCCGACACCCACCCAGGACGCGCTGCTCGGCGTCCTCCAGGGCATCCCGCCGGCCAGCGCGGTGCGGGTCGACTACACCCGCCTCGGCGCACCGGGCACCGCCACGGTGACCACCGGCGCGGCGCAGGAGGGCGACGGCTCGGCACTGGGCATCCAGGTGCTGGAGACCCCCTACGCGCCGTTCGACGTCTCGATCCAGGTGGACGACGTGGGCGGGCCCTCGGCCGGGCTGATGCTCACCCTCGGCATCATCGACATGGTGGGCGACACCGACCTCACGCAGGGCGCGGTCATCGCCGGCACCGGCACGATCGACGCCGCCGGTGCGGTCGGGCCGATCGGCGGCATCCCGCTGAAGCTCGTCGCCGCCCGGGACATCGGCGCGGTGCTGTTCATGGTGCCGGCGGCCAACTGCGCCGAGGCGCTGGCCAACGCGCAGCCGGGCCTGCCGATGGCCAAGGTCGCCACGCTGGACGACGCCCTGACCGCGCTGGGTGACCTCCGCGCGGGTCGGACGCCCGCAGGCTGCTGA
- the galK gene encoding galactokinase — translation MTAQEQADLASAELRATWGVEPDGVWTAPGRVNLIGEHVDYSGGRCLPFALTRITAAAVRRRDDDVVRLSSTDPDAAPFEGRLGDLGPGSATGWAGYAAGTLWALQQAGIDVPGMDLSVSSDVPLGAGLSSSASLEAAVAVAAAELAGRGDSVELRHVLVQAAIRAENEVVGAGTGGMDQTVALLAEEGSALLIHTRDFRTEPVQLGLAEAGLELMVIDTRVKHTLADGQYAKRRADCDEAARQLGLEWLSDATADDVEKLTDPRLQARARHVVSENQRVDRVVELVRAGRVDEIGPLLDASHASLRDDYEVSAVELDVVVEAARSAGALGARMVGGGFGGSAIALIRPADEAAVGEAVAAACRERGLTEPGTLTVTSGPAARRLS, via the coding sequence ATGACCGCCCAGGAGCAGGCCGACCTGGCCTCTGCCGAGCTGCGCGCGACCTGGGGGGTCGAGCCGGACGGCGTCTGGACCGCCCCCGGCCGTGTCAACCTGATCGGTGAGCACGTCGACTACAGCGGCGGGCGCTGCCTGCCGTTCGCGCTGACCCGGATCACCGCCGCCGCCGTGCGCCGCCGGGACGACGACGTGGTGCGGCTGTCCAGCACCGATCCCGACGCCGCGCCGTTCGAGGGCCGGCTGGGCGACCTGGGCCCGGGCTCGGCGACGGGCTGGGCCGGTTACGCCGCGGGCACGCTGTGGGCGCTGCAGCAGGCGGGCATCGACGTCCCCGGCATGGACCTGTCGGTGAGCAGCGACGTCCCCCTGGGCGCCGGGCTGTCCAGCTCGGCGTCGCTGGAGGCCGCGGTGGCCGTCGCCGCCGCGGAGCTGGCCGGTCGCGGTGACTCCGTCGAGCTGCGGCACGTGCTGGTGCAGGCGGCGATCCGTGCCGAGAACGAGGTCGTGGGCGCCGGCACCGGCGGCATGGACCAGACGGTCGCGCTGCTGGCCGAGGAGGGCTCTGCCCTGCTCATCCACACCCGCGACTTCCGCACCGAGCCGGTGCAGCTGGGCCTGGCCGAGGCCGGGCTGGAGCTGATGGTCATCGACACCCGGGTCAAGCACACCCTCGCCGACGGCCAGTACGCCAAGCGCCGCGCCGACTGCGACGAGGCCGCCCGCCAGCTGGGCCTGGAGTGGCTCTCCGACGCCACCGCCGACGACGTCGAGAAGCTGACCGACCCGCGGCTGCAGGCCCGGGCCCGGCACGTGGTCAGCGAGAACCAGCGCGTCGACCGCGTCGTGGAGCTGGTGCGCGCCGGCCGGGTGGACGAGATCGGCCCGCTGCTGGACGCCTCGCACGCCTCGCTGCGCGACGACTACGAGGTGTCCGCCGTCGAGCTGGACGTCGTGGTCGAGGCGGCCCGGTCGGCCGGTGCGCTGGGCGCCCGGATGGTCGGCGGCGGGTTCGGCGGCTCGGCGATCGCGCTGATCCGCCCGGCCGACGAGGCCGCGGTCGGCGAGGCCGTCGCCGCCGCCTGCCGGGAGCGCGGCCTGACCGAGCCCGGCACGCTCACCGTCACCTCCGGCCCGGCCGCCCGCCGGCTGTCCTGA
- a CDS encoding GNAT family N-acetyltransferase produces the protein MRSPALVRAADVADAAGIAAVYRPYVTDSVASFESVPPDAAEMAVRMLAAPRLPWVAAERDGAVVGYAYAAAHHARAAYRWSVSCSVYLAAGERGAGTGRALYERLFAELRPLGHVTAFAGIALPNAASVGLHTALGFTPVGVYRAAGFKAGRWHDVGWWQLPLREPPADPVEPGAWTPPARD, from the coding sequence GTGCGCAGCCCCGCCCTGGTCCGGGCCGCCGACGTCGCGGACGCCGCCGGGATCGCCGCGGTCTACCGGCCGTACGTCACCGACTCGGTCGCCTCCTTCGAGTCCGTGCCCCCGGACGCGGCCGAGATGGCCGTCCGGATGCTCGCCGCACCCCGGCTGCCGTGGGTGGCCGCCGAGCGGGACGGCGCCGTGGTCGGGTACGCCTACGCGGCTGCGCACCACGCCCGGGCGGCCTACCGCTGGTCGGTGAGCTGCTCGGTGTACCTGGCCGCCGGCGAGCGGGGTGCGGGCACCGGCCGCGCGCTGTACGAGCGGCTGTTCGCCGAGCTGCGGCCGCTGGGCCACGTGACCGCCTTCGCCGGGATCGCCCTGCCCAACGCGGCGAGCGTCGGACTGCACACCGCGCTGGGCTTCACCCCGGTGGGCGTCTACCGCGCCGCGGGGTTCAAGGCCGGGCGCTGGCACGACGTCGGCTGGTGGCAGCTCCCGCTGCGCGAGCCCCCGGCCGACCCGGTCGAGCCCGGCGCGTGGACGCCTCCCGCACGGGACTAG
- a CDS encoding GNAT family N-acetyltransferase: protein MTPTVSDAPQDSRYEIRDGDRLLGIAAYLRNGPQVVFTHTEVESEGSGLGSTLVRAALDDVRSQGGSVVPQCSFVRGWIERHPEYRDLVADPS from the coding sequence ATGACACCGACGGTCTCCGACGCCCCGCAGGACAGCCGCTACGAGATCCGGGACGGCGACCGCCTGCTCGGCATCGCCGCCTACCTCCGCAACGGCCCGCAGGTGGTCTTCACCCACACCGAGGTCGAGAGCGAGGGTTCCGGGCTGGGCAGCACCCTGGTGCGGGCAGCGCTGGACGACGTCCGCAGCCAGGGCGGCTCCGTCGTCCCGCAGTGCTCCTTCGTGCGCGGCTGGATCGAGCGGCACCCCGAGTACCGCGACCTGGTGGCCGACCCTTCCTGA
- the galT gene encoding galactose-1-phosphate uridylyltransferase, with translation MDAGPTVGDPADGADQWPGQVTERVLADGRPVLYFDDLTSTGPVHEVADVRPLPEPPHAGEIRFDVLTGEWVTIAGHRMNRTFLPSAADCPLDPTTDPARPTEVPDSSYDVAVFANRFPSFAPLTVGPAADAPPPPFGPADRPANGHCDVVVFSSDHEAAVVDLPPARMRTIVEAWAQRTAAHSADPQVAEVFVFENSGQEIGVTLTHPHGQVYAYPTVPPRSAQLIEQARRHRDTTGGSLLADVLAAEQAEGTRVVLTGEHFTAYVPRAARWPVEVHLAPHRDVPDLAALHDAEKAELAVVYQELLRRVSRFHPGVDRVPYISGWHQAPTGEDRALGRLHLQLFSLLRAPGKLKYLAGSESGMGAWINDTTPERIADRLREVAS, from the coding sequence ATGGACGCCGGACCCACGGTGGGAGACCCCGCCGACGGAGCGGACCAGTGGCCGGGGCAGGTGACCGAGCGTGTGCTGGCCGACGGCCGTCCGGTCCTCTACTTCGACGACCTGACCAGCACCGGCCCCGTGCACGAGGTGGCCGACGTGCGCCCGCTGCCGGAGCCGCCGCACGCCGGTGAGATCCGCTTCGACGTCCTGACCGGTGAGTGGGTGACCATCGCCGGGCACCGGATGAACCGCACCTTCCTGCCCAGCGCGGCCGACTGCCCCCTGGACCCGACGACGGACCCGGCGCGACCCACCGAGGTCCCCGACAGCAGCTACGACGTCGCCGTCTTCGCCAACCGGTTCCCCAGCTTCGCCCCGCTGACCGTCGGCCCGGCCGCGGACGCCCCGCCGCCGCCCTTCGGCCCGGCCGACCGCCCGGCGAACGGGCACTGCGACGTCGTGGTGTTCTCCAGCGACCACGAGGCCGCCGTCGTCGACCTGCCGCCGGCCCGGATGCGCACGATCGTCGAGGCGTGGGCGCAGCGCACCGCCGCCCACTCGGCGGACCCGCAGGTGGCCGAGGTGTTCGTGTTCGAGAACAGCGGCCAGGAGATCGGGGTGACGCTGACCCACCCGCACGGGCAGGTCTACGCCTACCCGACCGTGCCGCCGCGCTCGGCGCAGCTGATCGAGCAGGCCCGCCGGCACCGCGACACCACCGGCGGCAGCCTGCTGGCCGACGTGCTGGCCGCCGAGCAGGCCGAGGGCACCCGGGTCGTGCTCACCGGCGAGCACTTCACCGCCTACGTGCCCCGCGCGGCCCGCTGGCCCGTCGAGGTCCACCTGGCCCCGCACCGCGACGTCCCCGACCTGGCCGCGCTGCACGACGCGGAGAAGGCCGAGCTCGCGGTGGTCTACCAGGAGCTGCTGCGCCGGGTGTCCCGCTTCCACCCCGGCGTGGACCGGGTGCCCTACATCTCCGGCTGGCACCAGGCGCCGACCGGCGAGGACCGCGCGCTGGGCCGGCTGCACCTGCAGCTGTTCTCGCTGCTGCGGGCCCCGGGCAAGCTGAAGTACCTGGCCGGCTCGGAGTCCGGCATGGGCGCATGGATCAACGACACGACGCCGGAGCGGATCGCCGACCGGCTGCGGGAGGTGGCGTCATGA